In a genomic window of Nitrospira sp. CR1.1:
- a CDS encoding PqqD family peptide modification chaperone: MFFECQEVVMPAMTPVLTEHKVDLSHIFPKQNEDVHSTVLDGESVLLNLSTGRYYSLNAVGSMVWEQCVGALSLAAICSTICDRFDVTSQDAQSDLLDLIDQFRQEGLLHTERR; the protein is encoded by the coding sequence ATGTTCTTCGAATGCCAGGAGGTGGTTATGCCCGCTATGACACCGGTTTTGACGGAGCACAAGGTTGATCTTTCTCACATTTTTCCGAAACAAAATGAGGACGTCCACAGTACCGTCTTGGATGGGGAGAGCGTATTACTCAATCTGAGTACCGGCCGTTATTACAGCCTGAATGCCGTGGGATCCATGGTCTGGGAGCAGTGCGTTGGAGCGCTTTCTCTTGCGGCAATTTGTTCGACTATTTGCGACAGATTCGACGTGACGTCTCAAGACGCTCAATCAGACCTGCTTGATCTGATAGATCAGTTCCGCCAGGAGGGGTTACTTCACACTGAAAGGAGGTGA
- a CDS encoding amidophosphoribosyltransferase: protein MANELPLISSDRFHDECAVFGIYGHKEAANLAYLGLYALQHRGQEASGIVSNDGEQFYVEKGQGHVADIFSQQALARLPGTMAIGHNRYSTAGGAGLKNVQPLTVNFAFGNLAVAHNGNLINATMLRSELEAYGAIFQSTSDTEVIIHLIAHSRADTLLDRVIDSLTQVRGAFSVVLMTDQGVIAARDPHGFRPLCLGRLRDAWIVASESCAFDLLDAEYVREIEPGEMVVLDHRGATSYKPFAPTQPAMCVFEYVYFSRPDSRIFGGGAVYSIRKAFGRQLAQESPVEADIVIPVPDSGVPAALGYSEGSGVRFESGLIRNHYVGRTFIEPEQSIRHFGVKVKLNAVPEVLEGKRVVVVDDSLVRGTTSRKIVKMLRHAGAKEVHMRISSPPIVSPCFYGIDTPTKKELIASSHTTDEIRKYITADSLAYLSLEGMVKAAPGRPGQYCDACFTEQYPISFTRAEELQLGLFELPR, encoded by the coding sequence ATGGCCAACGAATTACCCCTCATTTCTTCCGATAGATTTCATGACGAGTGTGCCGTTTTCGGCATTTACGGCCATAAAGAAGCTGCGAATCTCGCCTATCTTGGTCTCTACGCGCTGCAACACCGTGGGCAGGAAGCCTCCGGCATTGTCTCCAACGATGGGGAGCAGTTTTATGTCGAGAAGGGCCAGGGCCACGTTGCCGATATCTTCTCGCAGCAGGCGTTAGCGCGGCTCCCCGGCACCATGGCCATCGGACACAATCGTTATTCCACTGCGGGCGGCGCCGGCCTTAAAAATGTGCAGCCGCTGACTGTGAACTTTGCGTTCGGGAATTTGGCTGTGGCCCATAACGGAAATCTGATCAATGCCACCATGCTTCGCAGCGAATTGGAAGCCTATGGCGCCATTTTTCAATCGACTTCCGATACGGAAGTCATCATTCACCTGATTGCCCATTCGCGGGCCGATACGCTGCTCGATCGAGTGATTGATTCGCTCACCCAGGTTCGTGGTGCCTTTTCGGTTGTGCTCATGACTGATCAGGGGGTCATTGCGGCTCGTGACCCACATGGATTCCGTCCGCTCTGTCTGGGACGTTTGCGAGATGCGTGGATTGTGGCCTCAGAAAGTTGCGCATTTGACTTGCTCGACGCCGAATATGTGCGGGAAATTGAACCGGGAGAGATGGTCGTCCTGGATCATCGGGGCGCGACCAGTTATAAGCCTTTTGCCCCGACTCAGCCCGCAATGTGTGTGTTCGAGTATGTATATTTTTCACGCCCCGACAGTCGTATTTTTGGCGGGGGCGCGGTCTACTCGATCCGAAAGGCGTTTGGCCGACAATTGGCGCAGGAATCCCCGGTGGAAGCGGACATCGTGATTCCAGTGCCGGATTCAGGGGTGCCGGCGGCTTTAGGTTATTCCGAGGGCTCTGGCGTTCGGTTTGAAAGCGGGCTAATCCGCAATCATTATGTCGGCCGTACGTTCATTGAGCCTGAGCAATCGATTCGCCACTTCGGTGTTAAGGTCAAGCTCAATGCCGTTCCGGAAGTCCTAGAAGGAAAGCGTGTCGTCGTGGTGGATGACTCGTTGGTTCGAGGGACTACGAGTCGGAAAATTGTCAAAATGTTGCGGCACGCCGGCGCCAAAGAAGTGCATATGCGGATTAGTTCTCCTCCCATCGTTTCGCCCTGCTTCTATGGTATTGATACGCCGACGAAGAAGGAACTGATCGCCTCCAGTCATACCACCGACGAAATTCGCAAATACATTACCGCGGATAGCCTCGCCTATTTGAGTCTTGAGGGCATGGTCAAGGCTGCGCCTGGTAGGCCCGGTCAATATTGCGATGCCTGCTTCACTGAACAATATCCTATCTCGTTTACTCGAGCGGAAGAACTTCAACTCGGGCTCTTCGAGCTGCCACGCTGA
- the purL gene encoding phosphoribosylformylglycinamidine synthase subunit PurL codes for MKSLVITQAILEQHKLSEAEYKKILEILGREPNWTELGMFSAMWSEHCSYKSSRIHLKKLPTTGPRVVQGPGENAGAVDIGDGLCAVFKMESHNHPSFIEPYQGAATGVGGILRDIFTMGARPIALLNSLRFGGLDNANTRHLLKGVVSGIAGYGNCMGVPTVGGEIVFNDIYALNPLVNVFCLGIARKDKIFLGKAAGVGNPVIYFGSKTGRDGIHGATMASDSFDEEAAQKRPTVQVGDPFTEKLLLEACLELMAGDCLVGIQDMGAAGLTSSACEMASREGTGVELELVDVPRREPGMTPYEIMLSESQERMLMVAKAGREDEVIKICRKWDLDVAVIGRVTDTGKVVLKENGQIVAEIPAKALADDGPRYDRPSSPPAYQEMLQALNYDALPDVKDADAALLQLLGSPTIASKRWVYEQYDHMVRTNTMVRPGSDAAVLRVKGTNKALAVSVDCNGRYCLLNPYEGAKIAIAECARNLACSGAEPIGVTDCLNFGNPQRPEVMWQFVLAIEGLKDACEALSVPIVSGNVSLYNETNDLSIYPTPMIGMVGLVEEADRTATQWFKQDGDVIILLGRTREDLGGTEYLKIVHHREQGSPPLLNLEDEQAVQACTIRLIREGLVQSAHDCSDGGLAVALAECCVSGPDGRLGAVVQLALDSLRRDALLFGESQSRIVLSVKQEQAAKVLNAARSAGVHASRIGTVGGSRLVIQVDGDKRASGCVIDLDVTTVHEHWALAIPRALGQD; via the coding sequence ATGAAATCACTGGTCATTACCCAAGCCATCCTTGAGCAGCACAAGCTGAGCGAGGCTGAATACAAGAAGATTCTGGAAATTCTGGGACGGGAGCCGAACTGGACCGAACTGGGCATGTTCTCGGCCATGTGGAGCGAACATTGCTCCTACAAAAGCTCTCGCATCCATCTGAAGAAATTACCGACGACAGGTCCGCGAGTCGTCCAGGGGCCCGGTGAGAATGCCGGGGCCGTGGATATCGGCGACGGCCTGTGCGCGGTCTTCAAGATGGAGTCCCATAACCATCCGTCCTTCATAGAGCCGTACCAGGGGGCCGCAACGGGGGTCGGCGGAATTCTTCGAGACATCTTCACCATGGGAGCGCGGCCGATCGCCCTGTTGAACTCGTTGCGGTTCGGCGGCTTGGACAATGCGAATACACGCCATCTTCTCAAGGGTGTCGTGTCGGGCATTGCCGGTTACGGCAATTGTATGGGGGTGCCGACGGTTGGTGGGGAGATCGTCTTCAATGACATCTATGCGCTCAATCCGCTGGTCAATGTGTTCTGCCTCGGGATTGCCAGAAAAGACAAGATTTTTCTGGGCAAAGCGGCAGGGGTCGGCAATCCGGTGATCTACTTCGGCTCGAAGACCGGACGGGACGGGATTCACGGCGCGACGATGGCCTCGGATTCGTTCGATGAGGAGGCGGCTCAAAAACGTCCGACGGTTCAGGTCGGTGATCCGTTCACGGAAAAACTCCTGCTCGAGGCCTGTTTGGAATTGATGGCCGGCGATTGTCTGGTGGGCATTCAAGACATGGGCGCCGCTGGTTTGACGAGTTCGGCTTGTGAGATGGCTTCGCGGGAGGGGACTGGTGTGGAGCTGGAATTGGTGGATGTCCCACGTCGCGAGCCCGGCATGACGCCGTATGAAATCATGCTGTCCGAATCACAGGAGCGCATGTTGATGGTGGCCAAGGCCGGTCGAGAGGACGAAGTCATCAAGATTTGCCGCAAATGGGATCTGGATGTCGCGGTCATCGGGCGGGTAACGGATACCGGCAAGGTTGTTCTCAAGGAGAACGGTCAAATCGTGGCGGAGATTCCAGCCAAGGCCCTGGCAGATGATGGTCCGCGATATGACCGGCCTAGCTCGCCGCCGGCCTATCAAGAGATGTTGCAGGCGTTGAATTATGACGCCTTGCCGGACGTGAAGGACGCGGATGCGGCCCTGCTCCAGCTCTTAGGTTCACCGACGATTGCGAGTAAACGCTGGGTGTATGAGCAATACGATCACATGGTGCGGACGAACACAATGGTGCGGCCGGGGTCGGATGCGGCGGTGCTGCGAGTGAAAGGCACCAACAAGGCTCTAGCGGTATCGGTCGATTGTAATGGACGGTATTGTCTGCTGAATCCCTATGAAGGGGCCAAGATTGCTATTGCGGAATGCGCGCGCAATCTCGCCTGTTCTGGCGCGGAACCGATCGGCGTGACCGACTGTTTAAACTTCGGCAATCCGCAGCGGCCAGAAGTCATGTGGCAATTCGTGCTGGCCATCGAAGGGCTGAAAGATGCCTGTGAGGCGTTGAGCGTGCCCATCGTCAGCGGGAACGTAAGTTTGTACAATGAGACGAATGACCTGTCGATTTACCCCACCCCGATGATCGGGATGGTGGGATTGGTCGAGGAGGCTGATCGCACGGCCACGCAGTGGTTTAAGCAGGACGGCGACGTCATTATTCTGCTGGGCCGAACACGTGAGGATCTTGGGGGAACAGAATATCTCAAGATCGTGCATCATCGCGAGCAGGGATCGCCGCCGTTGTTGAATCTGGAGGACGAGCAGGCAGTGCAGGCCTGTACGATTCGACTGATTCGTGAGGGCTTGGTTCAATCTGCACACGATTGCTCTGATGGAGGATTGGCCGTGGCCCTGGCGGAGTGTTGCGTCTCGGGGCCGGATGGGCGACTCGGCGCTGTGGTACAATTGGCGCTTGATAGTTTGCGTCGCGATGCGCTGCTTTTCGGAGAAAGCCAATCGCGCATTGTATTGTCGGTGAAGCAGGAACAGGCAGCCAAGGTGTTGAATGCAGCCAGGAGCGCCGGCGTGCATGCGTCACGCATCGGCACGGTTGGAGGCAGCCGGTTGGTGATTCAAGTGGATGGCGATAAGCGTGCCTCGGGGTGCGTGATCGATCTCGATGTGACCACCGTACATGAGCATTGGGCCCTGGCGATTCCGCGGGCACTCGGTCAGGACTAG
- the purS gene encoding phosphoribosylformylglycinamidine synthase subunit PurS has product MKAKIHVTLKQGILDPQGKAIEHALDSLGFKNAANVRVGKYMEVDVNEPDRVKADAQVKQMCEKLLANTVIEDYRYELQ; this is encoded by the coding sequence ATGAAAGCCAAGATTCATGTGACGCTGAAGCAGGGAATTCTCGATCCGCAGGGAAAGGCGATTGAACATGCGCTGGACTCCCTGGGGTTCAAGAATGCGGCGAATGTGCGAGTGGGCAAGTACATGGAAGTAGACGTGAACGAACCAGATCGCGTCAAGGCGGATGCCCAGGTGAAGCAGATGTGTGAAAAGTTGCTGGCGAACACGGTGATCGAGGATTATCGGTACGAGTTGCAGTGA
- the nusB gene encoding transcription antitermination factor NusB, with the protein MASRHQARERAVQILFQYDIHGQAGPWLDDFWLHYPLTEELRVFAERLVAGVREQKKELDALIGTYATNWKVGRMPIIDRNILRLGCFELLYVPEVPAKVTLNEAIELAKSFGDEEASKFVNGILDKVLGSDGRLERKRAFPELPVVGSDPHVTRET; encoded by the coding sequence ATGGCCTCTCGACACCAAGCCCGTGAACGGGCAGTACAAATTCTTTTCCAATACGATATTCATGGCCAGGCGGGTCCGTGGCTGGACGATTTTTGGCTGCACTATCCCCTTACCGAAGAGCTGCGGGTCTTCGCGGAGCGCCTTGTCGCCGGAGTCAGAGAACAGAAAAAAGAGCTGGATGCGTTAATCGGCACGTATGCCACCAATTGGAAAGTCGGCCGCATGCCGATCATCGATCGGAACATTTTGCGGCTGGGATGCTTCGAGTTGCTGTATGTGCCGGAAGTGCCGGCGAAGGTGACGCTGAATGAAGCAATCGAGCTCGCGAAAAGTTTCGGCGATGAAGAAGCCTCCAAGTTTGTCAACGGTATTCTCGACAAGGTGCTTGGATCGGACGGCCGTTTGGAGCGGAAACGCGCGTTTCCGGAATTGCCGGTCGTGGGCTCCGACCCTCACGTGACACGTGAGACGTGA
- a CDS encoding phosphoribosylaminoimidazolesuccinocarboxamide synthase, protein MTGEPAGTMLYEGKAKKIFTTQRPDQVLQYFKDDATAFNAQKRGTIVDKGVVNNRVSERLFRLLEQQGIQTHFIERVSDREMLTKKVTIVPVEVVVRNVVAGSLAKRLGLAEGAAIDPAIIEFYYKDDALGDPLVNDDHLRMLNVATPAVLREMRELGHKINAVLAPFFKQRRMLLVDFKLEFGVFHNRLILADEISPDTCRFWDQTTKESMDKDRFRKDLGKIEEAYQEVLKRVCE, encoded by the coding sequence ATGACTGGCGAACCGGCTGGCACAATGTTGTACGAGGGCAAGGCCAAAAAAATTTTCACGACCCAACGCCCGGATCAGGTGTTGCAGTATTTCAAAGACGACGCCACCGCGTTTAATGCGCAAAAGCGCGGGACCATCGTCGACAAGGGCGTGGTCAACAACCGGGTGTCGGAGAGGCTGTTTCGACTTCTCGAGCAGCAGGGAATCCAGACCCACTTTATTGAACGCGTGAGCGATCGCGAGATGCTCACCAAGAAGGTGACGATTGTGCCGGTGGAAGTGGTGGTCCGGAACGTGGTGGCGGGGAGTCTCGCCAAGCGATTGGGTCTTGCAGAAGGTGCCGCCATCGACCCCGCCATCATCGAGTTTTATTATAAAGACGACGCACTGGGCGATCCGTTGGTGAATGACGACCATTTGCGTATGTTGAACGTCGCAACGCCGGCGGTGTTGCGTGAAATGCGCGAGCTGGGCCACAAGATCAATGCGGTCTTGGCACCCTTCTTCAAGCAGCGACGTATGCTGTTGGTGGATTTTAAGCTGGAGTTCGGCGTCTTTCACAATCGACTCATTCTCGCCGACGAGATTTCTCCCGACACTTGCCGGTTCTGGGATCAGACAACGAAGGAGTCGATGGACAAAGACCGGTTCCGCAAAGATCTCGGCAAAATCGAAGAGGCCTATCAAGAAGTCTTGAAGCGGGTTTGTGAATAG
- a CDS encoding chlorite dismutase, whose amino-acid sequence MAALIMRIVLMVAVLFGAVVVPARAVDREVLLTQPGVYGTFAAFQMDHDWWDLTGEARVIAVSEVKGLIEQFSNKIVIESYLLRGLSDHADFMFRIHAHALSDTQQFLTSLLGTRLGRHLVATSYLHGLTKKAAYAPGFPDSMKKELQLSTDAGMKSYAIVIPIRKDAEWWALDLDTRAALMQEHTQAALPYMNTVKRKLYHSSGLDDFDFITYFETDKLEDFHGLIRALEQVKEYRHDRRFGHPTLLGTIRPLDDILELFAR is encoded by the coding sequence ATGGCTGCATTAATAATGAGGATCGTGCTGATGGTGGCGGTGTTGTTCGGGGCGGTGGTTGTGCCGGCCCGGGCAGTCGATCGAGAGGTCCTGCTGACCCAGCCCGGCGTCTACGGCACCTTCGCTGCGTTCCAAATGGATCATGACTGGTGGGATCTCACTGGCGAAGCGCGCGTCATTGCCGTGTCTGAGGTCAAGGGGCTGATCGAGCAATTCTCGAATAAGATTGTGATCGAATCGTATCTGCTTCGCGGGCTTTCGGACCATGCTGACTTCATGTTCCGCATCCATGCCCACGCCTTGTCTGATACGCAACAGTTTCTCACCTCGTTGCTGGGCACTCGGTTGGGGCGCCATCTGGTGGCGACGAGTTATTTGCATGGTCTGACCAAGAAGGCGGCCTACGCACCTGGATTTCCCGATTCCATGAAGAAAGAGTTGCAGCTGTCGACTGACGCGGGAATGAAATCCTATGCCATCGTTATTCCGATCAGAAAAGATGCCGAGTGGTGGGCGTTGGATCTGGACACGCGCGCTGCGCTCATGCAGGAGCACACGCAAGCGGCGCTGCCTTACATGAATACTGTGAAACGGAAACTGTATCATTCGAGCGGCCTGGACGACTTTGACTTCATCACCTATTTCGAGACGGACAAGCTGGAGGACTTTCACGGTTTGATCCGCGCACTTGAACAGGTGAAAGAATATCGCCATGACCGACGGTTCGGACACCCCACGTTGCTGGGAACCATCAGACCGCTGGACGACATTCTGGAATTGTTCGCACGGTAG
- a CDS encoding adenylosuccinate lyase, translating to MIDRYTRPRMAAIWDLTHKYEIWLEVELQACAAFERAGQIPRGTSAKIRKKAKIDVARIAEIEKVTKHDVIAFLESLMASVGPEHRFLHMGLTSSDIVDTSLAVQMTEALDLILEDLNELIAVLKARALEHRHTVMVGRSHGIHGEPVSFGFKLAIWYEEACRHRTRLQAARADIAVGKLSGAMGTFAHQGPEIEEYVCARMGLASDPVSNQIVQRDRHAAYASALALLAATIEKIATEIRHLQRTEVLEAEEYFSEGQKGSSAMPHKRNPIASENLCGLARLVRANSLAAMENVALWHERDISHSSVERVIMPDSTILVDYMLARVTDLIKNLVVYPERMQRNLDLTGGLVYSQRLLLALIDKGAQRKESYEAVQRNAMTAWKGGIGFQELVTRDPFITTHLKPGEITACFDPLYYLRHLDQVFRRVFGARAIPAKRRRKRRA from the coding sequence ATGATCGACCGTTACACCAGGCCGCGCATGGCGGCCATCTGGGATTTGACACACAAGTACGAGATCTGGTTGGAAGTTGAGCTTCAGGCTTGCGCGGCGTTTGAACGGGCCGGACAGATTCCGCGCGGTACGAGCGCAAAGATTCGCAAAAAAGCGAAAATCGATGTGGCGCGCATTGCCGAAATTGAAAAGGTGACGAAGCACGATGTGATCGCGTTTCTTGAATCGCTCATGGCGTCCGTGGGGCCCGAGCATCGCTTTCTCCACATGGGGCTCACCTCATCGGATATCGTCGATACGTCTCTGGCGGTGCAGATGACCGAGGCGCTCGATCTGATCCTTGAAGATCTCAACGAGTTGATCGCCGTCTTGAAGGCGCGCGCGCTCGAGCATCGCCATACGGTGATGGTCGGCCGTTCGCATGGTATCCATGGCGAACCGGTGTCCTTCGGGTTCAAACTGGCCATTTGGTACGAAGAGGCCTGCCGTCACCGGACACGGCTTCAAGCGGCCCGGGCAGACATTGCGGTGGGCAAACTCTCCGGCGCGATGGGGACATTCGCGCATCAAGGGCCGGAAATCGAAGAATACGTGTGTGCCAGGATGGGGCTGGCCTCGGATCCGGTTTCGAATCAGATTGTGCAACGCGATCGGCATGCGGCTTATGCGTCCGCCCTGGCGTTGCTGGCTGCCACCATCGAAAAGATCGCCACGGAAATCCGCCATCTGCAGCGGACGGAAGTGCTGGAGGCGGAAGAATATTTTTCAGAAGGGCAAAAGGGTTCCTCGGCGATGCCGCATAAGCGCAATCCGATTGCCTCGGAAAATCTCTGCGGTCTTGCGCGCCTCGTGCGTGCTAATAGCCTGGCGGCGATGGAAAACGTCGCGCTCTGGCATGAACGAGATATCAGCCATTCTTCGGTCGAGCGGGTGATCATGCCCGACAGCACCATTCTCGTGGATTACATGTTGGCCCGTGTGACCGATCTGATCAAGAACCTGGTGGTGTATCCTGAGCGGATGCAGCGGAATTTGGATTTGACCGGGGGGCTGGTGTATTCGCAGCGGCTGCTGCTCGCGTTGATCGATAAGGGCGCCCAGCGCAAGGAGTCCTATGAGGCGGTGCAACGCAATGCCATGACGGCCTGGAAAGGCGGGATTGGATTTCAGGAACTCGTCACTCGAGATCCGTTCATTACTACTCATCTTAAGCCGGGCGAGATTACGGCCTGTTTCGACCCCCTGTATTATCTGCGGCATTTGGATCAGGTGTTCCGCCGGGTCTTCGGCGCCCGTGCGATTCCGGCGAAGCGACGCCGGAAGAGGCGCGCCTGA
- a CDS encoding lasso peptide biosynthesis B2 protein codes for MSWVRKYRLIAGTGLVVLGVRIALRVVSLRRLLRWLCCRSASGGEEKTVTEDMVYYVDRWLALFPYNPKGNCFPRALTLFLFARRAGLPVQFNCGVRKVQQHLEGHAWLTLNGREFLEPSSYWQAFTVTLRFPQPPVMSSE; via the coding sequence ATGTCATGGGTCCGGAAATATCGCCTGATTGCTGGCACAGGGCTTGTGGTGCTAGGGGTCCGGATAGCTTTGCGCGTCGTGAGTCTCCGACGCCTACTCCGCTGGTTGTGCTGCAGGTCTGCGTCTGGGGGTGAGGAGAAAACAGTCACGGAAGATATGGTCTATTACGTGGATCGATGGCTGGCGTTATTTCCCTACAACCCTAAAGGTAATTGTTTTCCACGCGCGCTGACGCTGTTTTTGTTCGCTCGGCGAGCAGGGCTTCCTGTTCAATTTAATTGTGGCGTTAGAAAAGTCCAGCAGCACCTGGAAGGCCATGCTTGGTTAACACTGAACGGGCGTGAGTTCCTCGAACCTTCTTCCTATTGGCAAGCGTTCACTGTGACCCTCAGGTTTCCCCAGCCGCCGGTAATGTCCTCCGAGTAG
- a CDS encoding redoxin domain-containing protein has product MKRVLTIIALVLVPLWAAHVAIAAGFFKVGEPAPAFALTSITGDAVSLEQLKGKVVVLGLFHICDPCMMQGTNLQKVHEAVVGKNVAVVGINSSGNSKRDVGEFLSAFPVKVTYPYLLDPNKITDKLYGGGKFIPNVYVIDQRGVIRWQRVGNMELAGAEVIIQEVEKLLASAPAASGAM; this is encoded by the coding sequence ATGAAACGGGTCCTGACCATAATTGCCCTTGTCCTAGTTCCTCTATGGGCGGCTCACGTTGCCATTGCGGCCGGATTCTTTAAGGTGGGGGAACCCGCCCCGGCTTTCGCCCTCACGTCGATTACCGGAGACGCCGTTTCGCTTGAACAGTTAAAGGGGAAGGTAGTCGTCCTGGGCCTCTTCCATATTTGCGATCCCTGCATGATGCAAGGAACAAATCTCCAAAAGGTTCACGAAGCGGTGGTCGGGAAAAATGTTGCTGTCGTCGGTATTAATTCGTCGGGCAATTCCAAGCGAGACGTGGGCGAATTTCTGAGCGCGTTCCCCGTGAAAGTCACGTACCCGTATCTCCTCGATCCGAATAAGATCACGGACAAGCTCTACGGCGGCGGTAAATTTATACCCAATGTGTATGTGATCGATCAGCGCGGTGTCATCCGGTGGCAGCGGGTGGGCAATATGGAACTGGCCGGTGCCGAGGTCATTATCCAGGAAGTGGAGAAACTACTGGCTTCCGCGCCTGCCGCGTCAGGTGCTATGTAG
- the purQ gene encoding phosphoribosylformylglycinamidine synthase subunit PurQ — translation MNIGVVVFPGSNCDHDCEYIFQDVLGQSVKMIWHKDTLPAGLDAVVLPGGFSYGDYLRTGAIARFSPVMGALKAFAREGGLVIGICNGFQILLEAGLLPGVMLRNTSLNFICKDVYVKVENAATRFTNRCESGQVLKIPIAHADGNYYTDPVTLGGIKANAQVIFRYCTAEGKVTPEANPNGSLDNIAGIMNADGNVLGMMPHPERSAETVLGNEDGRLIFLSMLSAFGKSEQQSRLVGV, via the coding sequence ATGAACATCGGCGTGGTGGTGTTTCCAGGCAGTAATTGCGATCACGACTGCGAATACATCTTTCAGGATGTGCTCGGGCAGTCTGTGAAGATGATCTGGCATAAGGACACCTTGCCGGCAGGGTTGGATGCCGTGGTCCTGCCGGGAGGGTTTTCTTATGGAGATTATCTGCGGACGGGCGCGATCGCCAGATTTTCTCCGGTCATGGGCGCGCTCAAAGCGTTCGCGCGCGAGGGCGGGCTGGTCATCGGCATCTGCAACGGCTTTCAAATTCTTCTGGAGGCGGGCTTGTTACCCGGCGTGATGTTGAGAAATACCTCGCTGAACTTCATTTGCAAGGATGTGTATGTGAAGGTGGAGAATGCCGCCACTCGATTCACCAATCGTTGCGAGTCCGGCCAGGTGCTGAAGATTCCCATTGCGCACGCGGATGGCAACTATTACACCGATCCGGTTACGCTGGGCGGCATCAAGGCCAATGCGCAAGTGATCTTCCGGTATTGTACGGCAGAGGGCAAGGTGACGCCTGAGGCGAATCCGAACGGTTCTCTGGACAATATTGCGGGGATCATGAATGCTGACGGGAATGTGTTGGGGATGATGCCACACCCCGAACGAAGCGCGGAAACGGTGCTGGGCAACGAAGACGGCCGGTTGATTTTCCTGTCCATGTTGAGCGCGTTCGGCAAATCGGAACAGCAATCCCGATTGGTCGGCGTGTGA
- a CDS encoding 6,7-dimethyl-8-ribityllumazine synthase yields the protein MKLRKGSQDARGLTVGIVASKFNQFVTSRLLTECVKALTKAGASDEAIEVVRVPGAFEIPLVARQLARSGRFDAVICLGAVIRGDTPHFEYISAEVSRGILQASMESNLPVIFGVLTTDTVAQAIERADPAKLNRGADAAKTAIEMVNVMRQLKKDESEDVSPSASSRRAGRTAARSKR from the coding sequence ATGAAGCTTCGCAAAGGCTCCCAAGACGCCAGGGGGCTGACTGTCGGGATCGTGGCGAGCAAATTTAATCAGTTCGTCACCAGCCGCCTGTTGACCGAGTGCGTCAAGGCGCTGACCAAGGCCGGAGCGTCCGACGAGGCGATCGAGGTCGTGCGAGTGCCCGGTGCATTTGAAATTCCCCTCGTGGCCCGCCAGCTCGCCCGGTCAGGTCGATTCGATGCGGTCATCTGTCTCGGCGCCGTCATTCGAGGCGACACCCCCCATTTTGAATACATCAGCGCTGAGGTGAGCCGGGGCATCCTGCAAGCGTCGATGGAATCGAATCTGCCGGTGATCTTTGGCGTGCTCACGACCGACACGGTGGCGCAGGCAATTGAACGCGCGGATCCGGCGAAGCTCAATCGTGGCGCCGATGCCGCGAAAACGGCCATTGAAATGGTCAATGTCATGCGACAACTCAAAAAAGACGAGAGCGAGGACGTGTCGCCGTCCGCCTCCTCACGAAGAGCCGGACGAACGGCCGCGAGGTCGAAACGCTGA